The proteins below are encoded in one region of Williamsoniiplasma luminosum:
- a CDS encoding ATP-binding protein: MENKNPIGYVHKIDILKNTVAIYCYENISEPVHNSINYFNPHPNVMVKIYSGFDSIILKIISSEIVRDKDGNIKYKQLICNILGYISAYKQQFSASIFNSPILLNSEVLELTKNDLEKIKYNQHIDGKKYTIGKDLENQYFDVTTSYDSFFTSHIGIFGNTGSGKSVTLAKIYRDFIKETKNMKMQNKLFLFDYNNEYNKNNAIVAFDEGYSKKIYLNKNEQNIKIDIKLSDLDEDIWINVFNATKKTQAPIIKRAWKKFISTTQKTEFENSKAFKDAIEQILFNIIKNNNFESLIKLTDLFYSLNDSNEYKKFLEKLTKIKINKAQGGSGSTTFSGIRLDDKKSEELKQDIKNDICNDLEEQNQNIKNLNIFIFYILYYIIEYDVNSDWVMPIYYRANTFIKEFNEVFNLVYDDRNPKEMNDFFNINGLSIFSLQQYKYKIKNMIIIFSLSLIHKKITNRENKQEEYICLIIDEAHNLFKNIDEEDSNIADIIETIIREGRKFGLFITLSSQRLHDIPQSVLSQMHNFMIHKIISEPDLRAMKIANSYVDEQKLNLIPLLTPGQCLVSGRSFSEARFVEIDIKEMENNKPDSDNMNLYKDNKDE; the protein is encoded by the coding sequence ATGGAAAATAAAAATCCTATAGGATATGTACATAAAATTGATATTTTAAAAAATACAGTAGCAATATACTGTTATGAAAATATTAGTGAACCAGTACACAATAGCATTAATTATTTTAACCCTCATCCAAATGTTATGGTGAAAATTTATAGTGGTTTTGATTCTATAATACTAAAGATAATTAGTTCGGAAATTGTAAGAGATAAAGATGGCAACATTAAGTATAAACAACTGATATGTAACATCTTAGGTTATATTTCTGCTTATAAACAACAATTTTCTGCTAGTATTTTTAATTCACCAATTTTATTAAATTCTGAGGTTCTTGAATTAACCAAAAATGATTTAGAAAAAATAAAATACAATCAACATATTGATGGGAAAAAATATACTATTGGTAAAGATCTTGAAAATCAATATTTTGACGTTACTACAAGTTATGACAGTTTTTTTACATCTCATATTGGTATTTTTGGTAATACGGGATCGGGTAAATCTGTCACACTTGCTAAAATATATAGAGATTTTATAAAAGAAACCAAAAACATGAAAATGCAAAATAAATTATTTTTATTCGATTATAATAATGAATACAATAAAAATAATGCAATTGTTGCATTTGATGAAGGTTATTCGAAAAAAATCTATTTAAATAAAAATGAACAAAATATCAAAATAGACATTAAACTTTCTGATCTCGATGAAGATATATGAATAAACGTTTTTAATGCAACAAAGAAAACACAAGCACCAATAATAAAAAGAGCTTGAAAAAAATTTATTTCAACAACACAAAAAACAGAATTTGAAAATTCAAAAGCTTTTAAGGACGCAATTGAACAGATACTTTTTAACATAATCAAAAATAATAATTTTGAATCTCTTATTAAGTTGACTGATTTGTTTTATAGTTTAAATGATTCAAATGAATATAAAAAGTTTTTAGAAAAATTAACTAAAATCAAAATTAATAAAGCTCAAGGAGGAAGCGGATCAACTACTTTTAGCGGTATTAGATTAGATGATAAAAAGAGCGAAGAACTAAAACAAGATATTAAAAATGATATATGTAATGATTTAGAAGAACAAAACCAAAATATAAAAAATTTAAATATATTTATATTTTATATTCTATATTACATTATTGAATATGATGTTAATTCTGATTGAGTAATGCCAATTTATTATAGAGCAAATACATTTATTAAAGAATTTAATGAAGTTTTTAATTTGGTATACGATGATAGGAATCCAAAAGAAATGAACGACTTCTTTAATATAAATGGACTATCGATTTTTTCGTTGCAACAATATAAATATAAAATTAAAAATATGATCATAATTTTTTCATTGAGTTTAATTCATAAAAAAATTACAAATAGGGAAAATAAACAAGAAGAATACATATGTTTAATAATTGATGAGGCACACAATTTATTCAAAAACATTGATGAAGAAGATTCGAATATTGCTGATATTATTGAAACGATTATTAGAGAAGGCAGAAAATTTGGATTATTTATTACGCTTTCATCACAAAGATTACACGATATTCCACAAAGTGTCTTATCTCAAATGCATAATTTTATGATTCATAAAATTATTAGCGAACCGGATTTGAGGGCAATGAAAATTGCGAATTCATATGTTGATGAACAAAAATTGAATTTAATTCCTTTATTAACTCCTGGTCAATGTTTAGTATCTGGACGTTCGTTTTCTGAAGCTAGATTTGTTGAAATAGACATTAAAGAAATGGAAAATAACAAACCCGATAGTGACAATATGAATTTATACAAGGACAATAAAGATGAATAA
- a CDS encoding type I restriction endonuclease subunit R: MNKDIKIIMETTFNTVVNEYVSKKQNYNYYESEAQLEDTFIKDLINQGYQYLALNTDQDLILNLRKQLEKLNNIEFTEKEWKDFYNNVIANKAEGLIEKTRKIQEDYKQYIKRESDGSPKNIYLIDKTNVHNNTVQVINQFEENEGNYKGRYDVTILVNGLPMVHIELKRRGVNIREAFNQIQRYARDNFWAGSGLFEYVQLFVISNGTNTKYYSNTTRKEQVEKTLNHKQLQSKAFEFTSNWTDEKNNLITDLKDFTSTFFNKRTLLNILTRYCVFTVDENLLVMRPYQITATEKIINKITISSHYKKEGTKDAGGYIWHTTGSGKTLTSFKTAKLATELDFVDKVLFVVDRKDLDYQTIKEYDKFEKGSANGNKSTEELKKNLEDPLKKIVITTIQKLSNFVKKYKKHDIYNKHLVLIFDECHRSQFGDMNKAITKSFKKYHLFGFTGTPIFAENTNDNVGFQTTEATFGEKLHAYTIVNAINDGNVLPWRVEYLTTFHEKDEIVNKKVKAIDKQSALNNVKRIREIVKYIIDRFDTKTLLTPPASIKNPNPNLTKKKYNSILAVSSIEAAKAYYLEFKKTISEENLNLKVATIFSFNPNEDMNEIDEDFDVSNLDSSSKDFLASAINDYNEVFKTNFSVNGDSFQNYYKDLSEKTKQTQIDILIVVNMFLTGFDAPNLNTLWVDKELKYHNLIQAFSRTNRILNNVKKFGNIICFRNIEQKAKEAIALFGDENANSIVLIKTYEEYYNGYIDKKGEKNPGYKKLIEQLLEQFPLNEQIIGELQKNNFVGLYGKILQYSRWLKPFDEFENNQILTPRQIQDYQSLYLDFYEEKRGKSSDVENINDDLVFEIELVRQVDINVDYILQLIKANWRKNSNLDPDIISKLDSSPDLRNKKDLILEFVKHYDGQDDIEGEFSIFIKESRFNDLKTIIDNNNLNEKATLKFIELCFDFGYLKTIGEEIDKILPPISRFDTNNIRPKIKEKVTNLLQDFFEKYYF, from the coding sequence ATGAATAAAGATATAAAAATAATAATGGAAACAACATTTAATACAGTTGTTAATGAATATGTCTCTAAAAAGCAAAACTATAATTATTATGAAAGTGAAGCTCAACTTGAAGATACTTTTATTAAAGATTTAATTAATCAAGGTTACCAATACCTTGCTTTAAATACTGATCAAGATTTAATTTTAAATTTAAGAAAACAACTTGAAAAATTAAACAATATTGAATTCACGGAGAAAGAATGAAAAGATTTTTATAATAATGTTATTGCAAATAAAGCTGAAGGGTTAATTGAAAAGACACGCAAAATTCAAGAGGATTACAAACAATACATCAAACGTGAAAGTGATGGTTCGCCTAAAAATATTTATTTAATTGATAAAACTAATGTTCATAATAATACAGTTCAAGTAATTAATCAATTTGAAGAAAATGAAGGAAATTATAAAGGTCGATACGATGTTACGATTTTGGTTAATGGACTTCCGATGGTGCATATTGAATTAAAAAGACGTGGTGTTAACATCAGAGAAGCCTTTAATCAAATTCAAAGATACGCAAGAGATAATTTTTGAGCAGGGAGTGGTCTTTTTGAATATGTTCAACTGTTTGTAATTTCTAATGGAACTAATACTAAATACTATTCAAATACAACAAGAAAAGAACAAGTTGAAAAAACACTTAACCACAAGCAATTACAAAGTAAAGCATTTGAATTTACATCTAATTGAACTGATGAAAAAAACAATTTGATCACAGATTTAAAAGATTTTACTTCAACTTTTTTTAATAAACGCACTTTGTTAAATATTTTAACAAGATATTGTGTTTTTACAGTTGATGAAAATTTATTAGTCATGAGACCATATCAAATTACTGCGACTGAAAAAATTATTAATAAAATCACAATAAGTTCCCACTATAAAAAAGAAGGAACTAAAGATGCTGGTGGATATATTTGGCATACAACCGGATCTGGTAAAACTTTAACTAGTTTTAAAACAGCTAAACTAGCAACTGAATTAGATTTTGTTGATAAAGTTTTATTTGTTGTTGACCGTAAAGACTTAGATTATCAAACAATCAAAGAATATGACAAATTTGAAAAAGGATCTGCTAATGGAAATAAATCAACAGAAGAGTTAAAGAAAAACTTAGAAGATCCATTGAAAAAAATTGTGATCACAACAATTCAAAAATTAAGCAACTTTGTTAAGAAATATAAAAAACATGATATTTATAACAAACATTTAGTATTGATATTTGATGAATGTCATCGATCACAATTCGGGGATATGAATAAAGCAATTACCAAAAGTTTTAAAAAATATCACTTATTTGGTTTTACAGGAACTCCAATTTTTGCAGAAAATACAAATGATAATGTTGGTTTTCAAACAACAGAAGCAACTTTTGGTGAAAAATTACATGCCTACACAATTGTTAATGCAATAAATGATGGAAATGTTTTACCTTGAAGAGTGGAATACCTTACAACATTTCATGAAAAAGATGAAATTGTTAATAAGAAAGTCAAAGCAATTGATAAACAATCAGCCTTAAATAATGTTAAAAGAATTCGAGAAATTGTTAAATATATCATTGACCGTTTTGATACTAAAACACTTTTAACACCGCCTGCTTCAATTAAAAACCCAAATCCTAATTTAACAAAGAAAAAATACAATTCTATTTTAGCCGTTTCTAGTATTGAAGCAGCAAAAGCATATTATTTAGAATTCAAGAAAACAATTTCAGAAGAAAACTTAAATTTAAAAGTTGCAACAATTTTTAGTTTTAATCCGAACGAAGATATGAATGAGATAGACGAAGATTTTGATGTTTCAAATTTAGATTCAAGTTCAAAAGACTTTTTAGCTTCAGCTATCAACGATTACAATGAAGTGTTTAAAACTAATTTTAGTGTAAATGGAGATAGTTTTCAAAACTATTATAAAGATCTGTCTGAAAAAACCAAACAAACTCAAATTGATATTTTAATTGTTGTTAATATGTTTTTAACTGGTTTTGATGCGCCTAATTTAAATACATTATGAGTTGATAAAGAATTAAAATATCACAATCTAATTCAAGCTTTTTCAAGAACTAATAGAATTTTGAATAATGTTAAAAAATTTGGAAATATTATTTGTTTTAGAAACATAGAACAAAAAGCAAAAGAAGCCATTGCATTATTTGGTGATGAAAATGCCAACTCAATTGTTTTAATTAAAACTTATGAAGAATATTACAATGGATATATTGACAAAAAAGGTGAAAAAAATCCTGGATATAAAAAGTTAATTGAACAGTTGTTGGAACAATTCCCTTTAAATGAGCAAATTATTGGAGAATTACAAAAAAATAATTTTGTTGGTTTGTATGGAAAAATATTGCAATATAGTCGATGATTAAAACCATTTGATGAGTTTGAAAATAACCAAATTTTAACTCCAAGACAAATTCAAGATTATCAAAGTTTATATTTAGATTTTTATGAGGAAAAAAGAGGAAAATCTTCTGATGTTGAAAATATTAATGATGACTTAGTTTTTGAAATCGAATTGGTAAGACAAGTTGATATTAATGTAGATTATATCCTTCAATTAATCAAAGCGAATTGAAGAAAAAATTCAAATTTAGATCCAGACATTATTTCTAAATTAGATTCAAGTCCAGATTTAAGAAATAAAAAAGATTTAATTTTAGAGTTTGTAAAACATTATGATGGACAAGATGACATTGAAGGAGAATTTTCTATTTTTATTAAAGAGTCAAGATTCAATGATTTAAAAACCATTATTGATAATAATAATTTAAATGAAAAAGCAACACTTAAATTCATAGAACTTTGTTTCGATTTCGGTTATTTAAAAACAATCGGAGAAGAAATTGATAAAATTTTACCCCCAATTTCCAGATTTGATACAAATAACATCAGACCAAAAATTAAAGAAAAAGTAACCAATTTACTTCAAGATTTTTTTGAAAAATATTATTTTTAA
- the pheS gene encoding phenylalanine--tRNA ligase subunit alpha, which translates to MLEQIKQIKHNFEQQFKEVKTLSEIQVLKKEYLGKDSPLITILKSMRDADEQTKQEIGKQANLLLVEIANQLNELGETLNNEILNEQLKGERIDVSLPGMNLKFGSKHPLNLVIDEISQIFTEIGFEMVDGTEVEQDEFNFQKLNLPKDHPARDMQDTFYLDEESVLRTHCTNMTSRLLTKLANQRTDNQNLAAISYGNVYRRDDDDATHSHQFMQIDGFAVGEKISFANLKWVLRHMVKRLFNEKVNIRLRPSFFPFTEPSVEVDISCFKCAGVGCGLCKSSGWIEILGAGMINQQVMELNGLDPNKVTGLAFGIGIERIAMLKFGINNIRLFYENNVEFLTQFPFYGK; encoded by the coding sequence ATGTTAGAACAAATTAAACAAATCAAACACAATTTTGAACAACAATTTAAAGAAGTTAAAACGTTATCAGAAATTCAAGTTTTGAAAAAAGAATATTTAGGTAAGGATTCACCTTTAATTACCATTTTAAAATCAATGCGTGATGCTGATGAGCAAACTAAACAAGAAATTGGTAAACAAGCCAATCTTTTACTTGTTGAGATTGCAAATCAATTAAATGAATTGGGCGAAACTTTAAACAATGAGATTTTAAATGAACAATTAAAAGGGGAAAGAATTGATGTTTCTTTACCCGGAATGAATTTAAAGTTCGGAAGTAAACATCCATTAAATCTTGTAATTGATGAAATTAGTCAAATCTTTACGGAAATTGGTTTTGAAATGGTTGATGGAACAGAAGTTGAACAAGATGAGTTTAATTTTCAAAAATTAAACTTACCAAAAGATCATCCTGCTCGTGATATGCAAGATACTTTTTATCTTGATGAAGAATCTGTTTTAAGAACTCACTGTACGAATATGACTTCAAGATTATTAACCAAATTAGCTAACCAAAGAACTGACAATCAAAACTTAGCCGCCATTTCATATGGGAATGTTTATCGACGAGATGATGATGATGCCACACATTCGCATCAATTTATGCAAATTGATGGGTTTGCCGTGGGTGAAAAAATCTCTTTTGCGAATTTAAAATGAGTTTTAAGACATATGGTTAAACGCCTATTTAATGAAAAGGTTAATATTCGTTTACGACCAAGCTTTTTCCCATTTACTGAACCAAGTGTCGAAGTTGATATTTCATGTTTTAAATGTGCTGGGGTTGGTTGTGGGTTGTGTAAAAGCTCTGGATGAATTGAAATTCTGGGGGCTGGGATGATTAATCAACAAGTCATGGAATTAAATGGGTTAGATCCGAACAAAGTCACAGGATTAGCTTTTGGGATTGGGATTGAACGAATTGCAATGCTAAAATTTGGGATTAATAACATTCGATTATTTTATGAAAACAATGTGGA